The sequence below is a genomic window from Lysobacter capsici.
CGCTCGGCCAGCTACGGCAGCCTGATCGAAGGCACCGGCGAGGTGAATCACCAGTGGTCGAAGGGCTGGGCCTGCGAGCAGGCGTTCGGCGATTACGTACAGCGGCATGTCGCGGCCGATCTGCATTACTACTCGCTGCTGCGTCCGCTCAGCGAACTGGCGGTGGCGCGGCAGTTCGCCCGCAGCGATCGTTACGACGCGCATTTCAGCAGTTGCAATCGCAATTTCCACATCTTGGGCGAGCGGCCGGCCAGTCGCTGGTGCGGGGTATGTCCCAAGTGCCACTTCGTGTTCCTGGCGCTGGCGCCGTTCATGACCAAGCCTCGCTTGGTCGGCATCTTCGGCCGTAATCTGCTCGACGATCCGGGCCAGACCGACGGCTACGACGCGCTGCTCGAATACCGCAATCACAAACCGTTCGAATGCGTCGGCGAAGGCCGCGAATCGCGCGCGGCGATGGCCGCGCTGAGCGAGCGTCCGGAATGGCGCGAAGACGCCCTGGTCGAACGGTTTGCGCGCGAAATCCGTCCGCAACTGGGCGACGACGATCTGCGCATCGAGCCGCTGCTGACGCTGGACGACGAACAGCGCCTGCCGCCGCGGCTGTGGGAGCGGTTGCGTGCGTATTTCGCAGCTTGACGCTCGCACGGTCGCGCTGTGGGGCTGGGGCCGCGAAGGCCGCGCGGCCTATCACGCGATCCGCTCGCGATTGCCCGAACTCGCGCTGACCCTGTTCTGTTCGCACGAGGAAGCCGCCGATGCGCGCGCGCTCGGCGATGTGCGCCTGGCGATCGAAACCGCGGCCACCGCCGAGCGGCTGGGCGCGTTCGAGATCATCGTCAAATCGCCGGGCATCAGCCCGTATCGCGCCGAAGCCTTGTCGGCGGTGGAGCAGGGCGCGCGCTTTCTCGGCGGCACCGCGTTGTGGTTCGGCGAACACGGCGACGCGCGCACGGTCTGCGTGACCGGCACCAAGGGCAAGAGCACTACGACCTCGCTGCTCGCGCATCTGCTGCGCGCCGGCGGTCATCGCACTGCGCTGGCCGGCAATATCGGGCTGCCCTTGCTGGAAGTGCTCGATCCGCCGCAACCGCCGGAGTTCTGGGCGATCGAGTTGTCGAGCTATCAGACCGGCGATGTCGGTGCGAGCGGCGCGCGGCCCGAGGTCGCGGTCGCGCTGAACATCTATCCCGAACATCTCGACTGGCACGGCTCGCAGGCGCGTTATGTCGAGGACAAGCTGCGCTTGTTGACCGAAGGCAAGCCGCGCATTGCGGTGTTGAACGCCAATGACGCGACACTTTCGGGTTTGAAGTTGCCCGACAGCGAGATCCTTTGGTTCGGCCACGAGGCCGGTTGGCATCTGCGCGGCGACGCGCTGTGGCGCGGCGATCGCGAAATCATGGACACCGCGTCCTTGCCGCTGCCCGGACGCCACAATCGCGGCAATCTGTGCGCCGTGTTGACCGCGATCGAAGCGCTCGGCATCGACGCGGCCCCGCTGGCGCCGCACGCCGCGAGTTTCAGGCCGTTGCCGAACCGGCTGCAGCCGCTCGGTACGCGCGACGGCATTGCTTACGTCAACGATTCGATCAGCACCACGCCGCATGCGAGTCTCGCGGCGCTGGATTGCTATTCGGACCGGCGCATCGCCTTGTTGGTCGGCGGCCATGATCGCGGCATCGACTGGCAGGCCTTCGCCGATGCGATGCGTCGGCGCGCGCCGGTCGCGATCGTGACCATGGGCGAGAACGGCCCGCGCATCCATGCCTTGCTCGCGCCGATCGCGGCGCAGTCGGATTTTCGTTTGAGCGCGGCCAAGGACCTCGCCGATGCGATGGCGCAGGCGCGCGCGGCCCTGGGCGAGGCCGGTGGCACGGTGCTGTTGTCGCCGGGGGCGCCGAGTTTTGGCCCGTATCGGGACTACGTCGCGCGCGGCCGCCATTTCGCTGAACTGGCCGGCTTCGATCCTGACGCGATCGTCGCCATCGATGGCTTGGGGATCGCTTGAGGCGCCTTGTTTGGGATGGCGTCGAGCCGGGTGTTTTTCGTTTCGATCTGAGCCAAAGGCGTCGGGCCTGAAGGCCCTCCCACAAAAGACTTCGGGCATGGTGTTCCTGTCCCGTGGCATCGCTTGAGGCGCATTGTTTGGGATGGCTTCGAGTCAGGCGCTTTTCTTTCGGCCTTAGTCGAACGCGCGGGCCTGAAGGGGCTCCTACAAAGACCTAGGGTGTGGCGCTCGCGTTCCGTCACGCAAACGGCTCACCGAACCGGTTAGTCTGCGGCGATCGCCCATCCGGAGTTTCGTCATGCGCCGTCTCGCCGCTGCCCTGTCGCTAGTGTTGTGTACCTCGCCCGCGTTCGCGGCCATGCAGGCCAAACCGGTCGAATGGAAGATCGGCGAAGACACGTTCAGCGGTGTGCTGGTGTTCGACGACGTCAATGCGATCAAACGTCCAGGCCTGGTGATGGTGCCGAACTGGATGGGCATCACCGACAACGCGATCCAGCATGCCAAGGACATCGCCGGCGACAGTTATGTCGTGCTGGTCGCCGATGTCTACGGCAAGAACGTGCGGCCCAAGAACAAGGACGAAGCCAAGGCGGCGGTCGGCAAGGCCTACGCCGATGGCGGCGCGACCTTGCGCAAGCGCGTGAGCGAGGCGGTCGCGGTGTTGAAGGCGCAGGACAAGACCGCGCCGTTGAACGCGGCCAAGATCGGCGCGTTGGGCTTCTGCTTCGGCGGCTCGACGGTGCTGGAACTGGCGCGCACCGGCGCCAACCTGGCCGGCGTGGTCAGCTTCCATGGCGGGCTCAAGGCGCATCTGCCGAGCAACGGGGTCAAGGTCAACACCTCGGTGCTGGTGCTCAACGGCGCGGCCGACAAGTCGGTGCCGAACGAGGATATCGTCGGTTTCGAAAAGGAAATGGACGAGGCCGGCGCGGATTGGCAGCTGGTCAACTACAGCGGCGCGCGGCATTGTTTCGCCGAGATCGAGAATGCCAACAATCCGCCCGAGGACAATTGCCGGTATGACGAACGTGCGTCGAAGCGCTCGTTCGCGGCGATGCGGGGGTTCTTTGCGGAGCGGTTTGGGAAGGAGGATTGATGGGTTCGGGTTGCGGGTCGAGGATTTGGGGCTTTGGCTACGGCTACGGGCTACGGGCTACGGCTGGCGACTAGCGACTAGCGCGTTGTGGGTTCTGGTTTGAAGTCGAGGACTAAGGACTGAACCCGGCAACGTGCCGGCTGTATTGCGAGTGCTCCGCCCGTAGTCGCGGATTGCCCAATCGGATTACGAATCTTCAAGGCCGTCATTCCCGCGAACGCGGGAATCCAGCGACTTTCGTGCGAGAAACCTGAAGAACGTCATTCCCGCGAACGTGGGAATCCAGTGCCTTTCGTGCGAGAAACCTCAAGAACGTCATCCCCGCGAAGGCGGGGATCCAGGGCTCTTCGTGCGAGAACGCTTGAAGTCACTGGATTCCCGCGTTCGCGGGAATGACGGCTGGGAGAGGCGAGGCATAGGTTGCATGGATGGTTGCCTTGATGCTCAGGGGCGTCAGCAACGACAACGGCAACAACAACAACGGCAACAACAACAACAACAACAGCAACAACAACAACAACAACAGCAACAACAGCAACAACAGCAACAGCAACAGCAACAGCAGCAACAGCAGCAACAGCAGCAACAGCAGCAACAGCAACAACAGCAACAACAGCAACAACAACAACAGCAACAGCAGCAACAGCAACAGCAGCAACAGCAACAGCAACAACGACAACGGCAACGACAACGGCAACAACAAAGCGGCGCCATCGCCCATCGCCCATCGCGCCGACAGAGGCACCATTCACCACAACCAAAAACGGCGGCCCAAGGCCGCCGTCGCAAACACGCGATCGAAGCACGCGCGCCGCAGCGCGCGCAGCCCTCAGTGATCCCGACTCACCGCATACCGCGCCAACCCGCGCAGCGCCGCGGTGTAGTCGTTGTCTTCGAGCCCTTCGAGCGCGGCGTCCGCCGCGTCGGCGTAGTCCTCGGCGCGCCGGCGGCTGTAATCCAGGCCGCCGGTGGCGCGGATCGCGGCGAGCACCTCGGGCATGGCGTCGGTGTCGCCGTGTTCGACCGCCGCGCGCAGGCGCGCGCGGGTGGCGTCGTCGCTGTGGGCGATGGCGTGGATCAGGGGCAAGGTGGCCTTGCCTTCGGCGAGGTCGTCGCCGAGGTTCTTGCCCAGGGTCTGCGCGTCGGAGGCGTAGTCGAGCACGTCGTCGGCGATCTGGAACGCGTAGCCCAGGGCCATGCCGTAGTCGTGCAGGCGCTGCTGCACCTGCGCGTCGGCGCCGGCCAGGACCGCGCCCAGGCGGGTCGCGGCGGCGAACAGCACCGCGGTCTTGCGCTCGATCACGCGCAGGTAGGCGGCCTCGTCGGTGTCGGGGTTGCGCACGTGCAGCAGTTGCAGCACCTCGCCCTCGGCGATGGCGTTGGTGGTGTCGGCGAGGATCTTCATCACTTCCAGGCGGTCGAGTTCGACCATCAACTGGAAGCTGCGCGAGTACAGGAAGTCGCCGACCAGCACGCTGGCGGCGTTGCCCCAGACCGCATTGGCGGTCTTGCGGCCGCGGCGCAGGTCGGACTCGTCGACCACGTCGTCGTGCAGCAAGGTGGCGGTGTGGATGAACTCGACCACGGCGGCGAGCTGGTGCGCGTCCGGCCCGCGGTGGTTCAGGGCGCCGGCCGCCAGCAGCAGCAGCATCGGCCGCAGGCGCTTGCCGCCGGCGCCGACGATGTACTCGGCCACCTGGTTGATCAGCACCACGTCCGAGGCCAGGCGGCGCCGGATCAGGGCGTCGACGGCCGCCATGTCGTTGTGGGCCAGGGCCTGGATGCTTGCCAGATCGGGGATGGACGCAGACGTAACGCTGGAGGACATGAGGCGGCCGGGTCGTGGGGACAGGAATTATAGGGCTTGTGTGGTTTCTGTCTCAGTCCGCACAAAAGCGGCCGCGAACGAGACGTTGGACGCGCTTCTGACTGAAGCAGCTGAATTCAGAACTTCGTCGAATAACTCATAATTTGCAGCCTTTTTACGTCTAAACGTGAAGCTCATCGCGCTGTATTTTCACGCTTTATCTGCGTGACTGGCGCTAGTGTCCGACATCGAAAGTGGAAATAAGTTTGCCATCGGGACTGGATTGATGTGCCGCATCGCCGGGAGGCTCCAGCGGTCGGTGCCAAGGTCGACAAACTGCCGAGATTTGTCAGTTAGGTGCCTTCCAGGGGCAGGTTATTGCACGCGGTATCTCGTTTTTGATGTGAACTGTGTTGAAATCACAATGTGATGGATGGCACACTATTTGCAGCCGTGTCCTATTAAGCAGTACGTACTGCGTATTGCGGTAGGGGGTTCCACAGAGGATCTGTTGCATCTGAACGCTGCGCTTAGTCGTAGTGGGGCGTGTAACAGGGGTGGAAAAAGGGGGGCACGTATGACGTGTCAGGGGCTAAGACTCGGTATCCATGGGGATGTCGCTGTTCCTGCCGCCTTATGGGCGGACTCCGTCTGCGTGTCGCATGGCCGTCGCATGACGGCTGGGGGCGAGCAGTTCCTACCTGGTAGTCGATGTGAACGGCCAAGCCATTTCGGCGCTGGCGTGCGGGGCGAAGCGGCCTTGCGCGCAGCAGACGGATAGCCAGGCGGTTCCCTGACGGGCGTCTGCGCCAGCGGATGCATGTTTTGTGGATTTGTTGCGTGTCGCCAGCGGTATGCGAGACGCATGGAAGCCAGGCATCAAGCACTCGCCGTACCCGTACGAACTCGCAGCACAAGGCATTGCCAGCAGTAAGCACGTCGACCAGCCGCTTGGCGCCGACGACACCTCACCGCACCGGTGACTGTCGCCGTTGTTCCCGGCGCTTACCGAACTCCTGTTTGGGCTACCGCATGAATATCGTCACTACCCGCACCCCGGCCAGCCAGTCGTCAGCTCGTCACGACTCCCATGCTGGATCCCGCATCGCTCGAACCGGGGCGCGTGTATTGCTTTCCGCCGTGCTGGCGCTGGCCGCCTTGCCGGCCCTGGCGCAGTTCGCCAATCCCTTGCGCAACACCGCGACGATCACGCCGCCGACGAACGTGACCAACGTCGACACGGCCTGTACCGCGAACGGCGGCACCTTCAATGCGACCACCGGCGCCTGCTCGGCGACGGACTCGAACACGCTGGCAGCGGTGTCGGACCTGAGCGTCACCAAGACGGTGTCGAATCCGACGCCGACGGTGGGCACCAACGTCACCTTTACCGTGACCGTCGCCAACGCCGGCCCGTCCGCGGCCGTCGGCACCAACGTGACCGACCAACTGCCGGCCGGTTACACCTTCGTCTCGGCGACGCCGAGCGTGGGCACCTACACCGCCGGCACCGGCGTGTGGGCGGTGGGCACCCTGGCCTCGGGCGCGAACGCGACCCTGACCATCGTGGCCACCGTGCTGCCGACCGGTCCGTACGCGAACACCGCTACCGCGACCTCCAGCTCGACCGACCCGACCCCGGGCAACAACACCGCGACCAGCACGCCGGTGCCGGTGGCCTCGGCCGACCTGGCGGTGACCAAGACCGCGTCGAGCGGAACTCCGACCGTCGGTACCAACATCACCTTCACCGTGACGGTGAGCAACAACGGTCCGTCGGCTGCGGCCGGCGTCAACGTCAACGATCAGCTGCCGGCGGGTTACACCTTCGTTTCGGCCACGCCGAGCGTGGGTACCTACAACGCCGGTACTGGTGTGTGGGCCGTCGGCGGCCTGGCCTCGGGCGCTAACGCGACCTTGCAGATCGTCGCGACCGTGCGCGCCACCGGTCCGTACGCGAACACTGCGACGGCGACGTCGACCACCAACGATCCCACCCCGGGCAACAACACCGCGACCAATACGCCGGTGCCGGTCGCTTCGGCCGATCTGGCGGTGACCAAGACCGCGTCGAGCGCGACGCCGATCATCGGCAGCAACGTCACCTTCACCGTGACCGTCAGCAACAACGGCCCGTCCGCTGCAGCCGGCGTGAACGTCAACGATCAGCTGCCGGCCGGTTACACCTTCGTTTCTGCCACGCCGAGCGTGGGCACCTATAACGCCGGTACCGGCGTGTGGGCGGTTGGTGCGCTGGCCTCGGGCGCGAACGCGACTCTGCAGATCGTCGCTACCGTGCTGCCGACCGGTCCGTACGCGAATACCGCGACGGCGACCTCGACCACGAGCGATCCGACCCCGGGCAACAACACCGCGACCAATACGCCGGTCCCGGTGGCCTCGGCCGATCTGGCGGTGACCAAGACCGCTTCGAGCGGAACTCCGACCGTCGGCACGAACATCACCTTCACCGTGACCGTCAGCAACAACGGTCCGTCGGCCGCGGCCGCGGTCAACGTCAACGATCAACTGCCGGCGGGTTACACCTTCGTCTCGGCGACGCCGAGCGTGGGTACGTACAACGCCGGCACCGGTGTGTGGGCGGTCGGTGGTCTGGCCTCGGGCGCGAATGCGACCTTGCAGATCGTCGCCACCGTGCTGCCGACCGGCCCGTACGCGAACACCGCGACCGCGACGTCGACCACCAGCGATCCGACCCCGGGCAACAACACCGCGACCAACACGCCGGTGCCCGTCGCTTCGGCTGACTTGGCGGTGACCAAGACGGCGTCGAGTGCGACCCCGGTCATCGGCACGAACGTCACCTTTACTGTGACCGTCAGCAACAACGGCCCGTCGGCTGCGGCTGGCGTCAACGTCAACGACCAACTGCCGGCGGGTTACACCTTCGTTTCCGCCACGCCGAGCGTGGGTACGTACAACGCGGGCACCGGCGTGTGGGCGGTTGGTGCGCTGGCCTCGGGCGCGAACGCGACTCTGCAGATCGTCGCCACCGTGCTGCCGACCGGCCCGTACGCGAACACCGCGACGGCGACCTCGACCACCAGCGATCCGACCCCGGGCAACAACACCGCGACCAATACGCCGGTCCCGGTTGCGTCGGCCGACTTGGCCGTGACCAAGACCGCTTCGAGCGCGACGCCGACCGTCGGCACGAACATCACCTTCACCGTGACCGTCAGCAACAACGGTCCGTCGGCGGCTGCTGCGGTCAACGTCAACGATCAACTGCCGGCCGGTTACACCTTCGTCTCGGCCACGCCGAGCGTGGGTACCTACAACGCCGGCACCGGCGTGTGGGCCGTGGGCGGCCTGGCTTCGGGCGCGAACGCGACCTTGCAGATCATCGCGACCGTGCGCGCCACCGGTCCGTACGCGAACACCGCGACTGCGACGTCGACCACCAACGATCCGACCCCGGGCAACAACACCGCGACCAACACGCCGGTGCCCGTCGCTTCGGCTGACTTGGCGGTGACCAAGACCGCGTCGAGCGCGACGCCGGTCATCGGTACGAATGTCACCTTCACCGTGACCGTGTCCAACAACGGTCCGTCGGCTGCGGCTGGCGTGAACGTCAACGATCAGCTACCGGCTGGTTACACCTTCGTCTCGGCGAACCCGAGCGTGGGTACGTACAACGCGGGCACCGGCGTGTGGGCCGTGGGTGGTCTGGCTTCCGGCGCGAATGCGACCTTGCAGATCGTCGCGACCGTGCTGCCGACCGGCCCGTACGCGAACACCGCGACGGCCACGTCGACCACCAACGATCCGACCCCGGGCAACAACACCGCGACCAATACGCCAGTCCCGGTTGCGTCGGCCGACTTGGCCGTGACCAAGACCGCTTCGAGCGCGACGCCGACCGTCGGCACCAACGTCACCTTTACGGTGACCGTCAGCAATAACGGTCCGTCGGCCGCGGCGGGCGTCAACGTCAACGATCAACTGCCGGCGGGCTACACCTTCGTCTCGGCGACGCCGAGCGTGGGCACCTACAACGCCGGCACCGGCGTGTGGGCCGTGGGCGGCCTGGCGTCGGGTGCGAACGCGACCTTGCAGATCGTCGCGACCGTGCTGCCGACCGGCCCGTACGCGAACACCGCAACGGCGACCTCGACCACCAGCGACCCGACCCCGGGCAACAACACCGCGACCAACACGCCGGTCCCGGTGGCCTCGGCCGACCTGGCCGTGACCAAGACCGCATCGAGCGCTGCGCCGATCGTCGGAACCAACGTCACCTTCACCGTGACCGTCAGCAACAACGGTCCGTCGGCTGCGGCGGGCGTGAACGTCAACGATCAGCTGCCGGCCGGTTACACCTTCGTCTCGGCCACGCCGAGCGTGGGCACCTATAACGCCGGCACCGGCGTGTGGGCGGTCGGCGGCCTGGCCTCGGGCGCTAATGCGACCTTGCAGATCGTCGCCACCGTGCTGCCGACCGGTCCATACGCGAACACCGCGACGGCCACCTCGACCACCAGCGACCCGACCCCGGGCAACAACACCGCGACCAATACGCCGGTCCCGGTCGCTTCGGCTGATCTGGCCGTGACCAAGACCGCATCGAGCGCGACGCCGACCGTCGGCACCAACGTCACCTTTACGGTGACCGTCAGCAACAACGGTCCGTCCGCTGCGGCCGGCGTCAACGTCAACGATCAGCTGCCGGCCGGTTACACCTTCGTCTCGGCGACGCCGAGCGTGGGTACCTACAACGCCGGCACCGGCGTGTGGGCGGTCGGCGGCCTGGCCTCGGGCGCTAATGCGACCTTGCAGATCGTCGCGACCGTGCTGCCGACCGGCCCGTACGCGAACACCGCGACGGCCACCTCGACCACCAGCGACCCGACCCCGGGCAACAACACCGCGACCAACACGCCGGTCCCGGTGGCCTCGGCCGACCTGGCCGTGACCAAGACCGCATCGAACGCTGCGCCGATCGTCGGCACCAACGTCACCTTCACCGTGACCGTCAGCAACAACGGTCCGTCGGCTGCGGCGGGCGTGAACGTCAACGATCAGCTGCCGGCGGGTTACACCTTCGTTTCGGCCACGCCGAGCGTGGGTGCCTATAACGCCGGCACCGGCGTGTGGGCCGTCGGGGCGCTGGCGTCCGGCGCTAACGCGACCTTGCAGATCGTCGCCACCGTGCTGCCGACCGGCCCGTACGCGAACACCGCGACGGCCACCTCGACCACCAGCGACCCGACCCCGGGCAACAACACCGCGACCAACACGCCGGTCCCGGTGGCCTCGGCCGACCTGGCCGTGACCAAGACCGCATCGAGCGCCGCGCCGATCGTCGGCACCAACGTCACCTTCACCGTGACCGTCAGCAACAACGGTCCGTCGGCTGCTGCCGGCGTCAACGTCAACGATCAGCTGCCGGCGGGCTACACCTTCGTCTCGGCCACGCCGAGCGTGGGCACCTATAACGCCGGCACCGGCGTGTGGGCGGTCGGCGGCTTGGCCTCGGGCGCTAATGCGACCTTGCAGATCGTCGCGACCGTGCTGCCGACCGGTCCATACGCGAACACCGCGACGGCCACCTCGACCACCAGCGACCCGACCCCGGGCAACAACACCGCGACCAATACGCCGGTGCCCGTCGCCTCGGCCGACCTCGCCGTGACCAAGACCGCGTCGACCGCGACCCCGGTCGTCGGCACCGATATCACCTTCACCGTGACCGTGACCAACAACGGTCCGTCGGCCGCGGCCGGCGTCAACGTCAACGATCAGCTGCCGAGCGGTTACACCCTGGTCTCGGCCACGCCGAGCGCGGGCACCTACAACGCCGGCACCGGCGTGTGGGCCGTCGGCGCCCTGGCGTCGGGCGACAGCGAGACCCTGACCGTGGTCGCGACCGTCCTGGCGACGGGTTCGTACGCGAACACCGCCACCGCGACTTCGACCACCAGCGATCCGACCCCGGGCAACAACACCGCGACCAGCACGCCGTCGCCGACCGCGTCGGCCGACCTGGCCGTGACCAAGGCCGCGTCGAACGCCGCGCCGATCGTCGGCACGAACGTCACCTTCACCGTGACCGTGACCAACAACGGCCCGTCGTCGGCCGATGCGGTCAACGTCAACGATCAGCTGCCGGCCGGCTACACCTTCGTTTCGTCCAACCCGAGCGTCGGCACCTACAACGCCGGCACCGGCGTGTGGGCCATCGGCACGCTGGCGTCGGGTGCGAGCGAAACCCTGGACATCGTCGCCACCGTGCTCGCGACCGGTCCGTACGCGAACACCGCGACGGCCACCTCGACCACCGGCGATCCGAACAGCGCCAACAACAGCGCGACCAACACGCCGGTTCCGGTGGCGTCGGCCGACCTGGCGGTGACCAAGACCGCGTCGACCGCGACCCCGGTCGTCGGCACCGACATCACCTTCACCGTGACCGTCAGCAACAACGGTCCGTCGTCGGCCGCGGGCGTCAACGTCAACGATCAGCTGCCGAGCGGCTATACCCTGGTCTCGGCCACGCCGAGCACGGGCACCTACAACGCCGGCACCGGCGTGTGGGCCGTCGGCACCCTGGCCGCGGGCGACAGCGAGACCCTGACCGTGGTGGCGACCGTCCTGGCGACGGGTTCGTACGCGAACACCGCGACCGCGACCTCGACCACGGGCGACCCGACCCCGGGCAACAACACCGCGACCAATACGCCGACGCCGGTGGCGTCGGCCGATGTGGCCGTGACCAAGACCGCGTCGACCGCGACCCCGACGGTCGGTACCGACATCACCTTCACCGTGACCGTCAGCAACAACGGTCCGTCGGCCGCGGCCGGCGTCAACGTCACCGACCAGCTGCCGAGCGGCTACACCCTCGTGTCGGCCACGCCGAGCGCGGGCACCTACAACGCCGGCACCGGCGTGTGGGCCGTCGGCACCCTGGCTGCGGGCAGCAACGAAACGCTGACCGTGGTGGCGACTGTGCTGGCTACGGGTTCGTACGCGAACACTGCGACCGCGACCTCGACCACGGGCGACCCGACCCCGGGCAACAACACCGCGACCAATACGCCGGTCCCGGTGGCCTCGGCCGACCTGGCCGTGACCAAGACCGCGTCGAACGCCGCGCCGATCGTCGGCACCAACGTCACCTTCACCGTGACCGTCAGCAATAACGGTCCGTCGGCCGCGGCCGGCGTGAACGTCACCGACCAGCTGCCGGCCGGTTACACCTTCGTCTCGTCCAACCCGAGCGTCGGCACCTATAACGCCGGCACCGGCGTGTGGGCCGTCGGCACGCTGGTTTCGGGTGCGAGTGAAACCCTGGACATCGTCGCCACCGTCCTGGCAACCGGCCCGTATGCGAACACCGCAACGGCGACGTCGACCACCGGCGACCCGACCCCGGGCAACAACACCGCGACCAATACGCCGGTCCCGGTCGCTTCGGCCGACCTGGCCGTGACCAAGACCGCGTCGAGCGCAACCCCGACCGTCGGCACCAACGTCACCTTCACCGTCACCGTCAGCAACAACGGTCCGTCGTCGGCCGATGCCGTCAACGTCACCGACCAGCTGCCGAGCGGTTACACCCTGGTTTCGGCCACGCCGAGCGCAGGCACCTACAACGCCGGCACCGGCGTGTGGGCCGTCGGCACCTTGGCGGCGGGCAGCAACGAAACGCTGACCGTGGTGGCGACCGTGCTCGCAACCGGTTCGTACGCGAACACCGCGACCGCGACCTCGACCACCGGCGACCCGACCCCGGGCAACA
It includes:
- the murD gene encoding UDP-N-acetylmuramoyl-L-alanine--D-glutamate ligase, which encodes MRISQLDARTVALWGWGREGRAAYHAIRSRLPELALTLFCSHEEAADARALGDVRLAIETAATAERLGAFEIIVKSPGISPYRAEALSAVEQGARFLGGTALWFGEHGDARTVCVTGTKGKSTTTSLLAHLLRAGGHRTALAGNIGLPLLEVLDPPQPPEFWAIELSSYQTGDVGASGARPEVAVALNIYPEHLDWHGSQARYVEDKLRLLTEGKPRIAVLNANDATLSGLKLPDSEILWFGHEAGWHLRGDALWRGDREIMDTASLPLPGRHNRGNLCAVLTAIEALGIDAAPLAPHAASFRPLPNRLQPLGTRDGIAYVNDSISTTPHASLAALDCYSDRRIALLVGGHDRGIDWQAFADAMRRRAPVAIVTMGENGPRIHALLAPIAAQSDFRLSAAKDLADAMAQARAALGEAGGTVLLSPGAPSFGPYRDYVARGRHFAELAGFDPDAIVAIDGLGIA
- a CDS encoding dienelactone hydrolase family protein, with the protein product MRRLAAALSLVLCTSPAFAAMQAKPVEWKIGEDTFSGVLVFDDVNAIKRPGLVMVPNWMGITDNAIQHAKDIAGDSYVVLVADVYGKNVRPKNKDEAKAAVGKAYADGGATLRKRVSEAVAVLKAQDKTAPLNAAKIGALGFCFGGSTVLELARTGANLAGVVSFHGGLKAHLPSNGVKVNTSVLVLNGAADKSVPNEDIVGFEKEMDEAGADWQLVNYSGARHCFAEIENANNPPEDNCRYDERASKRSFAAMRGFFAERFGKED
- a CDS encoding polyprenyl synthetase family protein translates to MSSSVTSASIPDLASIQALAHNDMAAVDALIRRRLASDVVLINQVAEYIVGAGGKRLRPMLLLLAAGALNHRGPDAHQLAAVVEFIHTATLLHDDVVDESDLRRGRKTANAVWGNAASVLVGDFLYSRSFQLMVELDRLEVMKILADTTNAIAEGEVLQLLHVRNPDTDEAAYLRVIERKTAVLFAAATRLGAVLAGADAQVQQRLHDYGMALGYAFQIADDVLDYASDAQTLGKNLGDDLAEGKATLPLIHAIAHSDDATRARLRAAVEHGDTDAMPEVLAAIRATGGLDYSRRRAEDYADAADAALEGLEDNDYTAALRGLARYAVSRDH